The window CCATACTAAGAAATTGCGCATCAATAGAAATTAGGAAACAGCAAACCTGATATATCCTGTTGAAGATGAGAAAACGTCCTTGCAACGAATTTCTTAACAGTGACCTGGGCAGCCTGAAATGACGAGCACTAGTAATCATATACAGTTCTACACATCATAGCAAAACCTAGAGCCAATAAATTAATTGAGGTCAACCTCTGCAGATAAATCAGAGAGTTCAGCCTCAGGTAGAACCTCGTCCATAAGTACCACATCTTCCCATATGATTCCTATGTCCAACATAATTCAGATGAGGTATACAGTTATTAGACTGATTTAATCAAAACTTTCAAAGGGAATGGAAAGCAACATAAATAGGAGACAATGGTACAAGGAAAACCACTGTACTCACGAAAAATTCGAAGAAAATCTGCTGCAGAAACCCGCTTTCTTATATATAGCTCCATGTTCTCAAAGTGCCTACATATGTGTCAGAAATAACGCAGGTTAGACACAATAAGAGTCTCTGTTTATGGATTAATGAAAAGTGCATTACATTGCAGTTAAGGCTCTCGCGAGTTTAAAAAGTCTTTCTTCTGAGTCGGGGAATATTTCACGATAAGCACGCATAGCCTCAGAAAATCCACGCACAGCATCCTATGAGAAAAAGTGGGCAAACATTTGAATATCGAAAGTGCACAAAAAAGTCCGATAGAAAAAaggaagtaaaagaaaagaattctTAATATGATAGCTATTGAGAACATTCACTGAAATGCAGCTACTGATATTCAAAGTGCTTAGTAATACATTCAGGTTTACTGTGTTTCAACTAGCAATCATCAGAagcacaaaacaaaaggaagcGACATAGTCCATGTTTACCTCATGAATTTTAGCAGGAAGTTGCTCATTGCTTTCCGCATCATTAGATGAATCATTGTGCTCCGCAAGTAAACTTGCTTCCTCAGGCTTAATTTGAAGACCATCAAGAGATTGTTCCAGCTTTTCCAACAGTTTGTCCTTTAAGCTATCAACCTGCAGGATATCCAAAGTTATGTCACAACAACCAGTGATCCGTgtaagaaataaagaaaacactccacttatatatataaaagaatacaAACATTAGGAACGACTAAATAGCTCCAACCTTCACCCAGATTACAGATGATTAACAAATTAAACATCACAAATAATTGAGCTAAGAGAAAGTACTAACGGGGACATCCAGCTGCTTAAGAAGCACTGCAGCTTCAGCTCTCGCCTGTATGGATTCTGAATCTGAAAATAGCTTTGTCTgtcaaacaagaaaaattaagtTTCTCACAtcaagaatttcaaagaaatACAAATACATATTCATAAAGACCAGTTATTTGTTTATATGGTTGATAAACAAAAAGGTATTAGTGTAGGCTGCTACTAGGACCAAAAGCTACACCTGCAAGTTCTTTATGATGATTTCTATAGCTTCTTCCGAAGCTCGTCTGCAGTCTTGGAATGATGTATCACCATATACCTGAACAGAAGGAGAAATTATTGTTATTAAAGAGAAATTACTATCGCTAAAGataagtatataactatatatatatactctggAAAAAATTGCCCCAATAACACTGAAAGGGAACTATAAGGGAAATTAATATTAGGACAGATATAAACCTTGAGAATTGGCATTGCACCAATATAGAACCTGACAGCATCGCCATAGGTTTCTGACTTGATACATTTTTGCAGTCTTGCAGGTAAATCATAGATGAACTGctcttttacaaaaataagttttgagtAAATTCACAATAGCAAGCAGCATACCACTGGTTTAATAATTAGGTGACAACATGTCAACTAACATAACACAGTATATAAAATGAGCCAGCAGCAAGGATTCTACATACCTGAACTTTACGAAGAAGATTACGTGTCCGGTGCAGTTTCTCTATATGTTCTCTTTTTTCGAAAAGAGAAGTATTGACCCCATCACTCCTTGATTGCACTGACATTATCTGCAGGAGTCACTATTTAGAAGTTCATACAATATTTAAAAGCTAAAACTAAATGTTATTCTAAATATTCAAAACACCTTCTGAAGAAGCTGGTCCATGTTGCCTTCCATCCCAAAAATATTACTCTTCATCCTACCAGGTAAAGAAGCAACttttttgaatttaggatttacaTACTCATGAGCGGTGTGATCAAATCATccaaaaaaaagtgttgaaATGCTTAAGAGAATCACACACTTAACACCTGAAACGATCCACGACCCATTACAAGTACCTTTTGATGGTATCTGTAGCACTGATAAACTTGTTGTAATTTTCATAGACTAGCATTTGCAAGTCTGTGTCAAGATTTTTAATCTCCGCAGCCATTTGAACATGTCTTTGCAGAAGCACCTCCAGATTCGACTTTTTAATCTGCAAAAGCCAATAAAACCCCAAATCGTGGCATATTTCTCAATCACTCACTGTCGCCATGCTTAACAGAAACCTCATAAATCCAACTGAGTGAGGAACTATAAACCTCATAGATCtaagtaaaactaaatttggcAGAATTCTCATACGATTCTagcatataaataaacaaaaccagCCAGGAGAAATTCATGACCAACCACCACATTGATCCATATCTGCACACCCAATCAAAATTCAAGAGTCCTCTACATACAGCTTGCACTGTTAAGGGCACAATTCAAAGCTACCAACTATTTTCAGGCTCCAGAAGATACTAGTAGGATCTGAACCTAACTTTGGAACTAACTCCTCACACAACAAGATCAAGGAACCGTATCTAACTTAAGTGAATCGAAATACTCAATAATTGGATAACAATTTACAAGCTATTGACGCTTGTGTGGTGGATTCACGAATAATCTAATAAAAAGGGGGGAAAAAAAACGAAGACCAACCATGAGATCCATGTACTGATCAGCATCGAATGAAGTGCTGTTGATGTTATCGAAAGAGGCGCTGATCGATGAACCACTCGTCGAGATTGAAGGATCCGGAGCGTAAAAGCTCGACAATagatctctcattctcttcgcCTTTTCGTCCATCGGAGCTGCCTCCGTAGCCATTGGTTCCTTCCTTCCTGCTTCTTTTCGAAGACGACGAAAATTCCTGTTACCGGAAGCAAAATTGAAAATGCAAGAAGATGGTTGATCCGACTAAATCAAGTGTAGGTGGTCACCTCACCAGCGATGCGATGTGAGAAACTTGGAACGGAGCCGTATCCGACTCGAACTATGCCTACGTTGGTCCAAGGTGTGTTTTTAAAATCCGCCCCTCGGAACTAATAAAACCGGAAACCGGTTTAGCGGTCCGGATTACTTAATAAGATTACTGGTTTACTTACTCTGGTGTGTTCGATTTAAGTCTTTAACTTGAGTCAGTTTTATTCGTTTAAGTAATTAAACCATCCACATATAGAAATATAGAATGGGATGTTAAGGAAATAATTAGAGATCGAAAGATACATTTCCATAATTGATATGAGTGCTTTGAAGAAGCTCCGGTCTGTAGATACCACAGTCCGGTTAAAAGATTAGAGACAACCAAACCACTCGTTAGGAAACTTGAATTCAGAGTGATTTGTTTAGAAATTTTGACAATCTATCCTGACAATCTATCCTGACATAGTCCAGATTAGAGCTTCCATCTCCGAGTGTAGAAGCAAAAAAACTCCAACTCAAACATTTCCTGTTCAGTGATtagtaactaaaaaaataattatcattaatGGGCTCTGATTAACCAAAGACAACACTATTGTTTTTGATTGGCCTGTCcaccaaataaaattttacttattgacccaaataataatacatacataaattgttttatCCCCTATAtcaagataaattaaaaatctcaacactaattaaaatataagtCAAAGTTCCAGCTTCAATATCATCTCTCATGATCTATACTTTTTAGTTTAAACGAGGCTCTTATTTTACATAGTCAGCATTCATCAATGAGACTGGTGCTTTCTGGCTCTTCGATGAGTAATGGCTGAATCATCTTTCTTGGATCCTTCAGGTTTGCGAGCCCAAGCTGGTGCTTGGTCTGGTCCATATCTGTAGTCATAGAAAAGCTCCTCACTTGCTTCTATCCGTTCGTTTGCAAAAATTCCCACCCTGTGATCTCCTGCCACAAACATTACCTACAACACAAAGAAAGACCCCTTAAGTTTTTCTTGTATACATAATAAAACTCTTTCCACATCAAGAAtgatatatttacaaatattgtAGACACAACTGTCGTTTGACCATAATTTACAAAGCTAGATTTtgatcatttgttttctttagtgcTATTCGTGCTTAGCTTTGTATACAATGCTACTCTCGCCTCTAATTTTTAGGCCCTTTATTATTGATACTAGTCTTTTCCTACGCCTAGTAAATATTCTAACTGGAACTTCTGAATAATTTAAGTGACTAGAATCAAAAGAGAAGGTATAATTACTAAAAGATCATGTGGTTTTTCATACCAAAACTGATATGAGCAAGGAGCTTTTGGTACCTTAGCGTAGCAATTGGGTTTTGCTGAGTGATTGGCAAATTTCAACTTGTCTCCTTTGCGCTGAGCATCCAGGACATACTGCAGATATAGAAAACAAACTTATACATACGAAGTCCAAGAGGAATATATCAGATAGAAGGTAAGAGATTTAGTCACCTGATCATTCAAGTCAAAGAGGAAGGACGAATTTGCCCGGTCATATATTTTCCCACGCTTATCTGCCTCACGGTGTGATATCAATTCGCCAGTGTATTCTCCGAGATATTCATTTTTGCTGACCGAGTTCTGATGATCAGATGAGGATTAGATTACTTATAGATAAAGAGAAGATGTATGAAACAATAGTTACTGAAAAAGAGATTAACATGATTTACCTTTAGAAAAGCACCCCATCCAGCAACATCAGACTTTCCCAATAGGATCTGGTAAATATAGTACAAAAGAAATTAGATTTATTAACAATGAATGCATTTTTTGTGTACCATGATTTAATGACGACGTTATACCCTCTGTTGTTGCCTCAGAAGAAGTCTCATGTTTCCGCATTGCCCTTCTCCGCGTCTTGGTGCCTCACCAAGAGAACCATCTCCACAACTGAGAGTAAATAAGAAAGTCTTTTTAAATTACTCATCAAATAGTAGATATTCGATTTATATTTCACATCAAGAGATCTGGATTTAAACTGATTACCTAACCCAGCAATTTCTGCAAACATCTGGATCGCATTCTCTGCCAGCAGCAAAGCAGGGACACTGCCTGCTTCTGCATTGACTCTTGGCACAATGACATCCTCGGAAACGATTCTTGCAGCTTTTTGAGCACCTGAATTAAAATCAAGGGATTAGTATAAGAAGATCCTCTATTACTTCATTTGACTTGGATTTGTTTACATACCCGCAATATTTCTCGCAGCAAGTTTCATTAGTTAGACAAGGGCAATCCTTTCCACACATTGACACGCATCCACACGGCGTGTATTGTTTACAGGACTGGTTTTTGCCACCGGCTATTCTTTTCCAGACAGATGGATGACCAGCAGACTTTGTAGAGTATTTCAGCTTTCGGGTTTTGCCTTTTCTACGGAACAATCTTGTCCTTGGAGGCACCTCATCATCCTGTCAAGTAAAGTATAAGAGAGTAGTATAAACTAAAAGATGATTCAGACAGACATGGCATGAGTGTAtcgaaaaaaaactcaaataagaTAATCACTTGTTTAAGCCAACGAGTAGGCAACTATCCTTTTCTCTTGCCCAATGCAGTTTCAGGGAAATTAAGTATAAAGATTGGCTTTTCCAGATCAGAACTTATTCTGCCGGTTTATATCTCTAACCCTATCAGTCTGGCAATCTAACTTTCTATACACCAATACGCAAAGTGGCAGAGACTAtagaaaaactgaaaagaaaaaagaacctaGGAAAATCAAGAGCTTACATCATTCCCTGGGTCAGTCCTGCCATCATCCAACAGCAAATTTGGGGTGCCAGATCTTCGAAAACATGAAACTTCGTTTTCTCGCATGTAACTGGACACATCTAGGCATGTCTTCAAGCCAGAAAGCAGGTTTCTTGCAATAAGACAGCTGTAACAGCATGAACAACCATACTAGATGTTAATACATGTTTAGtgtttgaagataatattttaccaAGATCCAGTTTACCTGTTTCTCCCAAAGATTTCGACTCCCTTCAAGTAAAGATCCTTCTCAATAGGCTTCCACTCTGTAGATGGTTGACTTGTCTCAGACTTTTCTCCAATGGTTATTGCTCCATTTCCACTAACATGGTCTGGCTGACAAACCGAGGAACCACCATCATGGACCAAATTGTCTGGTATAGGCTCAGCTACTTTTGCATCAGTTCCCGAGTCTCTATCTACTTTATTGGTATCAAGTGTTCCACCTTGATCACTCTTTGTGCTATCGAATGCCTGATCTAAGCTAGGGAAAGGATTGACAAATGATATATTTGTATCCGAGGCTGCGgtcttctgtttcttgtttgatgAACTATACAGATCATTGGAGTCTTCGAGATTCGGGACCTCACGCTTTCCCCTAATTCCATGGCCATGGGCTACACCAGAGGATGAATCTAAATTCATGGTATCAATATCTCTCTTTTCAACTTGCAGATTGACACCACCAGTAGCATCATGAAGGTCATCAGAAGAGACAGCCTTGCTGCCTTCCTTTTCTGAAGCTTTCTCTTCGGTGTTAGATACAAAATTACTGCTTGCTCCTGGTACTTCTCTGACCGCCTGCAGATAAAACCATTAACATAAAAATGATGATTATCCAAGCGCCTGAACAAACAGAAACTCATACATTAATAAGACTATGCACTCGTACAACTATGATGAAAGATTACTCCTCTAGCAAACATTTACATACTAAACCTCAAACCTAGTACAGAATACTAATCACATCAATTCTGATCTCACTGCTCAAATAAAGTTTATTGAGAAAACACACTAAAATGAAAACTGTTTTTCCTTAACTACGAATATACTCGTCTCTGTGAGTATTTAAAGAGACATAGAGAGATATACCTGGATGTAACAATTTTTGCTGCAGGGGATCCTATCACCTTCATAATCAGACCAATAAGGCTGTTTTTCACTCTGTCAACCATAGTCCTCTGTTATGTTGAAACATTAGCAATACTAATCAAAATAAAGACTGATTCAAGCTTACAGCACTAATCAAAGGCTGAGAACATCCATGCAGACGACAGTCAAACACCTGTTAGAATAACAAAAGAATGATAAACATGATTAACAACAAATACTTCGTAACACATGATCTCtgtcacaaaagaaaaattccaaGTACCAGGCAACGGCGGCAGAAAAGATTATCAAAAGAATCTAGAGCAGCACCAAGGCCCTTTTCTAGAGATATTCCCAGCTTGAATCCGGAATTAGAAAAGCCCTTAACATTCTCCACATTCTTCAACTTGAGCTCATCGTATCTTTCCTGCAGCAGACAAGAAAGTCAAACACCATTagtgaagaagaataaaaagaccAGAAAAAGAACATCAATTAAACCACAAGAACAAGATGACTAAAACTACACCAGAATGTCTGAAGCATCTACGCTGAGGAACTGACAAAGAGCATCCTGCACTTTCTCACCCATGCCATACTCCTGCCCAATCGACCTGCCAATTCAACTCAAggtattaagaaatttatatatagtgaGATAAATTTCAAACATACTGCTaaagaaaattctttaaagaATGAAATTTGATATAACTACGACAGATTTCATCTTTCTTTAGCATGAACAAATGCGATTCATTGATTAATAAATTCCACCCAAGTACTTCTTTGCTCAAATATTAAGATAAGTATACTAGTATCACAATTTTTCCCCAGTAAAGAATGTGACAGTCCATGATTCCCATTCTCTGCAAAACTAACCATATAACGGAGTCTTCACCCTCGGAATATTCGCGTTTTTCCTCCTCAGGTTCTGGTTCTTCCTCACTATCGCTGCATATTAGTGTCTCACCACCATGGTGCTCATAGTAGATTTGTCGTCGACCAACCACAGACTGATCTTCAGCCATTCTTTGATTTCTGCATTCTTATGTTACATTTttcagagagaaaaaagaagaatcacataatACGGAAACTGAATTTAAAGACCTAGTTTATTGTTCTGCTGAATTTGTCAATCCAATGAGGAGATCATTGTGAAACTACTATActcagaaaaacaaacaaacaaccacAATTGCATTCAAAACAATGTGATGATAGCTATAGACGAGAATGGGAAAGAAAAGTGCATGCCTGTCCAAAAAAATCCAGGTAGTGTATGGGGGTATCCTCTCAGCAATCGGAAGCTTAACACTTGCAGAGATAATATCCTTAGTAGGAACATAGTCTCTATCTCCCACCCCATGAGAAAAACCATTCAACTTGCAGAGTGGAATCTCCATCctggaagaaaacaaattgataTCTCCATTGTCCCCTGCTGAGGTAGCCCGGTTCAACGCAGCGGACGAAAGAGGAGTGACATTGACATCCACTTTCTTTCTATTAGCCTCAAATTTCTCCTACATTTCCATGAGtataatcaaaacaataaatgaattcataaattggaaaaaaaaaaaaaaatcagaaagaacaTCATGTATATAGAAAGGTCACTTACTTTAATAGACCTAGCTCTCTCTCCTTGAATTTTCCTTTTAAGCTCACTCAATCTGTTCTCCAAACCCTCGAGACtaacaccatcatcatcatcgtcatcgtcatctaCATGTGACTTCTATTTAGAAGCccaaaaaaagtttaaacattCAAAACGAAATCAACAagggaagaaaaacaaacactAGATTAGGTCCATCATCAACTCAAACAGTAAACAAAAGTGGAGAGAAGCGATCATAATTTGACAAAATCAAGCGGATATACACACGAACAATTCAatcagatgaagaaaaaaaaaacgcgaGTGAGTGATCATGCGAATACGAGCTAAATCAGATATAATTCCAAACAAAGTAAgtatgggaaaaaaaaaggagattcaAAAGGTAAATCTGACTACGATTCGTTCGGAGGAGTCGCTATCTTCCTTCACCATTGATGCGTCCTCGAGCTTTCCGCtaatctctccctctctctctctctctctcttaagaaggacgaacgaacgaacgaacggAGTGTGGAACTGGGAAGGGGGTTACAATTACAATACAAGGGAAGCCACGCGTGTTTATGAATAGTGCTTATACGTGtgcatattaattattatatttccttttaaaaccaaaaaaaaaaaatagttatatctTGACTGATGATTTTAGAAACTTTGCTTAAGGGACAATTAATCTATATTCGTGATAATGTTTGTATCTTAAAGGGTAACATCTAGCTTAGTAGTATCATCCGCGAAAAGGAGGTGAGATACTTGAGGGGTTTGGCACGAGAAAGTTGCAGCCCTTGGATCCTTCTATGTCATTCCGCGTGCTTAATCCCAGAAAACGAGCGTTTCTGAGCGTTTTTCTctgacaccaaaaaaaaagtaaacgtttctaattttatgcataaaataaaatatatatatataatagatctTCTTGTCTAATATACCTTCTCTAcatatgatttatataataaggGTAACGAACTAATGAGATACATCAACCAGCTCAaagttttacattcgagatcATAAtttagatagtttttttttttttttgaaagaggTATTCATATCTGACGATTGTGGTAAacacttaattaattaattaaataagaaacatatatatacaaaatttcatatatGATAGATTTAAACaattactttaaaatctactggtattcaaaacagtttgtggatttagtGGGGGTAAACAATTACTTCAAAATCTACTggtattcaaaacagtttgtggatttaaattttaattacttttagggattatggaggatttgagaagatttgtttagttaaaaatattgaaatccaaatctcatggttttaggttggatttaaaagaattttacaataaatcatatcaacttccctaaaatcatcaaaatcatttaaaatctcatgaaaattcaaatcacttgaaatattagattgaatacaccCTAATGGTTTTTATggattttagaaaatttgagaggatttatttagttaaaaatacataaatccaaatttatgtggtatttgaaagaattttacaatacatcatatcaacttccctaaaaacattaaaatttcaaatttctcaaatcccataaaatccttCAAAAAATCATTTCATACCACCCCTAagtgattttaatgattttagggaagttgatatgatttatggtaaaattctttcaaatcacacataaaaccatgaaatttggatttctatatttttaactatacaAATCATCTCAAATCCTCAAGAATCCCTATAACTTAGAGAGGGTATTGAACTTGAATTTAAAGGATTTGGTATGATTTCAATATTTTAGAGTTTTGAAAGGTTTGAGTGAGTTTTTAATaggtttgattattttttagagttttatatttttttagaaaacatagAACTATGATTCtgtgagattttattattaaaactttgagagattttagaatattttacaaaaaaaaaaatgtgactccaAAGCTCAATTCATCCTCGACCCCTTCATGGACAACTGTTCCATTACAAAAAATTGAGTTAAAAGAGTAATGATTAATGAAATGAGTAAACATGTGTaggtttgtttttgtgaatCGTAATATTTGAGTACGTAAGTTGCGTAATACCATGTGTGTAGAAAGCAGAgagatgaacaaaaacaaacctttgCAGGCCTTTCATTTGCCGCCACAGGGATGTGAAGCAGGCCTATGCAGTAGCAGTATctatctaatataataaagtaggctTACATCCTCTAAGCAAATTTTATCTATCTGCCAAGTAGCATCTCTGAATCTTTTGGTTTCTCTTATGTTTAAGCTAATTATTATTAGGCTATAAATGGTTAACGGGCCACCAAAATATCTCGACTTTCCAAAGCAAAACCGACGGAACCTCACAGTtctgtcttctcttctttctcgcctctctctcttccccaccCTCCCCTCTTATCTATTCAATTACCGCTGGAAACCCTAATTAATTTCACCTCCATTTCCATGGTATTTTGTTGACCAACAACAGAAATCTTAAATCAATATTTCATTTGTAAAAAGATTACGTTAACATTGTTAAAAATCATAACAATGATACGTGGGAAATTGGAAAATCGTgatagttcatgtatttttttatcaccTATAAAATAGTTTAAGTATTTTTCTAGCAACGAAAAAAGTTCGTGTTTTTTCTGGCAAACATTAAATAAGTCATGTATTTTGTtggcatttttctttttttctgtttcatatttctaatttaaaaatatgagaaacacactcttatatttttgattattatcatctaattttaaaataaagttattttcatttttttttgtgacatgTGACATATTGtcatgtaattttcttttaaatttattttgtgatctctttttaatattttcttacctaattattttatatattttatattatataatactttctaatttcAGTTATTCTCTCCTAAATGGTCCATTtggtgtttattttcttaaacatataatatttatttttaattaaacctaaaatacaacatatttaattatatacattaattcatactttaaatatacactttaATACTAAATTGTAACAGAAATTACAtaattgtgaattgactatttgttttctcaatTCACTTTCAGTTAATTATCCtagcaattataattataactcctctaatttaatttttgagaaatgtaaTTTCCATCacttatcctataaataatcattctcatcctcctccatcatatctcaaatcctaaatatttttttttttgtttttttgtttttgttttaaatgttcttgcattggttgaaaactcaatgaagattatatttttatattaaataatattttctaattttactCTCTCCTTACTGGTCTATTTGGTagttattttcttaaacatataatatttatttttaattaaacctaaaatacaacatatttaaccatatacattaattcatactttaaatatacactttagtactaaattataactgaaattacataaattgtgaattgactatttgttttctccattcacTTCAGTTAAATACCCTAGCAATTATAATTATGACtcatctaatttaatttttgaaaaatgtaactttcatcacttcttatcatataaataatcattctcacatcctcctccatcatatctcaaatcctaaatattttctttgtttctttgtttttaatgttcttgCATTGGTTTAAAACTCAATGAAGATAATAAGAGtttaataatatgttttacattgttctccattttatttcttcttacttttatgtacttctttctttactttagatgttagattatttcttacatattcatatatatttatttgattcttaaaaatatgtaatgttcTAGCTTCTAAGgaaagaaaattttgtaatataattatgaaatatcaaatcaaattttcttatctctctcttacctctaacaaaattgtaatacattttttaagaatactcatcattatatttagtttctgattaaacatataattacataaacatcattaagctatatttatttaattcaaatatgtacttaAAAGGATTTCTCTatacaaaaaacaatataatatcctattttctatctagcttttactacaaagatgaaacaattataactaaatctagcaatataaattaaaaaactaatatgaaACACTAAGTATATTCGCCCAACACACAGTTAATCACCATGAGGAAGATGATTTAGCAAGTACTACTGAAGGAAGTTGTGGGAACTTGGAgtataagatataatttaacatatttaaagtatggAGGACAAAggtaataacaaacaaaacatttcaCGCTTGCCAcgtttttataaatcattataaACCCAAGTAATTTACAACAAAAGTTgaaagagagatcgagagaCAATTGTAATGTATTTGAATATTatagttaattttcattttatcattttctttaaccTCAAATCCTCATaaaaactaatgaaaat is drawn from Camelina sativa cultivar DH55 chromosome 8, Cs, whole genome shotgun sequence and contains these coding sequences:
- the LOC104707899 gene encoding vacuolar protein sorting-associated protein 51 homolog; the protein is MATEAAPMDEKAKRMRDLLSSFYAPDPSISTSGSSISASFDNINSTSFDADQYMDLMIKKSNLEVLLQRHVQMAAEIKNLDTDLQMLVYENYNKFISATDTIKRMKSNIFGMEGNMDQLLQKIMSVQSRSDGVNTSLFEKREHIEKLHRTRNLLRKVQFIYDLPARLQKCIKSETYGDAVRFYIGAMPILKVYGDTSFQDCRRASEEAIEIIIKNLQTKLFSDSESIQARAEAAVLLKQLDVPVDSLKDKLLEKLEQSLDGLQIKPEEASLLAEHNDSSNDAESNEQLPAKIHEDAVRGFSEAMRAYREIFPDSEERLFKLARALTAMHFENMELYIRKRVSAADFLRIFRIIWEDVVLMDEVLPEAELSDLSAEAAQVTVKKFVARTFSHLQQDISDTILKFDINQREAVEEEVLKVVLEASKKAGIQGTTDIFQDFRQLLDENIGIFVKMKDLIIGWIQNGFQDFFRSLEAQFLVLSGKTSSSKDIEGGLVEGKSSDKIHAGLILVLAQLSVFVEQKVIPRVSEEIAASFSGGNSQAFENGPAFIPGELCRVFHAASEKLLQHYIDTRTQKISVLLRKRFKTPNWVKHKEPREVHMYVDMFLHELEEVGKEVKQVLPQGTFRKHKRTDSNGSNTTTSSRSNTLHNDKMTRSNSQRARSQLFETHLAKLFKQKVEIFTKVEFTQESVVTTTVKLCLKSLQEYVRLQTFNRSGFQQIQLDIQFLKAPLKETVEDEAAIDFLLDEVIVAASERCLDVIPLEPPILDKLIQAKLAKSKEHNNNNNTVSS